One window of Methanobrevibacter woesei genomic DNA carries:
- a CDS encoding CpaF family protein, giving the protein MINKNEINRFNNNKSIVPQYNVTKEKYNPEEKILLTEVRENLVDIAMSSDKNLQINERKLLNDIQDFLFLRLSQNPANKKLGTDYIKILSKKFLREIVGYGKIDSLIKDDELEEIMIIGVNKPIYVYHRKYGMMKTNLIYDNEQELIELIDSIARQINRRIDQETPILDARLNDGSRVNATIPPVSADGPSMTIRKFKKDPLTIIDLINFKTISVELAAFFWLCFDGLGVRQANAIISGGTSSGKTTTLNALTSFINPKERIITIEDTLELQIPHEHVIRMETRLPNVENKGELTMNDLVKNSLRQRPDRIIVGEVRGNEAITLFTALNTGHSGFGTLHANDARETINRLTNSPMSVPKIMISAIDFIIMQNRIYNSSRGSFRRISEVAEVTGMEGDVIQLNKIFQWNPQNDTIENIGVTSKTLTEISKTSGKSMNYLYNEIENRKLLLNYMVHNHIRSIGAVKKLLDLYYVNPDSILNQIKLTS; this is encoded by the coding sequence ATGATAAATAAAAATGAAATAAATAGATTTAACAATAATAAATCAATAGTGCCTCAATATAATGTTACAAAAGAAAAATATAACCCTGAAGAAAAAATTCTTCTAACAGAAGTGCGTGAAAATTTAGTTGATATTGCAATGTCTTCAGATAAAAATTTACAGATAAATGAAAGAAAGTTGTTAAATGATATTCAGGATTTCTTATTTCTACGACTTTCTCAAAATCCAGCAAATAAAAAACTAGGGACTGATTATATAAAAATTCTCTCAAAGAAGTTTTTAAGAGAAATTGTAGGCTATGGCAAAATAGATTCCTTAATAAAAGATGACGAATTAGAAGAAATAATGATAATTGGAGTAAATAAACCGATTTATGTATATCATAGAAAATATGGAATGATGAAAACAAATCTCATTTATGATAATGAACAAGAGCTAATAGAGTTAATTGACAGCATTGCAAGGCAGATAAACCGTAGAATAGATCAGGAAACACCCATTTTAGATGCAAGATTAAATGACGGCTCTCGAGTTAATGCAACTATACCCCCAGTTTCTGCAGACGGGCCTTCAATGACAATAAGAAAATTTAAAAAAGACCCCTTAACCATAATAGACCTGATAAATTTTAAAACTATTTCTGTAGAATTAGCTGCATTTTTCTGGCTTTGTTTTGATGGTTTAGGTGTTCGCCAGGCAAATGCAATAATCTCTGGAGGTACAAGTTCTGGAAAAACAACCACCTTAAATGCATTAACCTCATTTATTAATCCCAAGGAAAGAATAATAACAATTGAAGATACCTTAGAACTCCAAATACCTCATGAACATGTAATTAGAATGGAAACACGTCTTCCCAATGTTGAAAATAAAGGCGAACTAACAATGAATGACTTAGTTAAAAATTCACTTAGACAAAGACCAGACAGAATAATCGTTGGAGAAGTAAGAGGAAATGAAGCAATAACTCTTTTTACAGCATTAAATACAGGACATTCTGGATTTGGAACACTTCATGCAAATGATGCACGTGAAACAATAAATAGATTAACAAATAGTCCAATGTCAGTTCCTAAAATAATGATTTCAGCCATTGATTTTATTATAATGCAAAATAGAATTTATAATTCCTCAAGAGGCTCTTTCAGACGCATAAGTGAAGTAGCTGAGGTTACAGGAATGGAAGGAGATGTAATTCAACTAAATAAAATCTTTCAATGGAATCCTCAAAATGATACCATTGAAAATATAGGAGTTACAAGCAAGACATTAACAGAAATCTCCAAAACAAGTGGAAAATCAATGAATTACCTCTACAACGAAATTGAAAATCGTAAATTATTATTGAACTATATGGTACATAATCATATTCGCTCAATAGGTGCAGTTAAAAAATTATTGGATCTTTACTATGTAAATCCAGACTCAATATTAAACCAAATTAAACTAACCAGTTAG
- a CDS encoding type II secretion system F family protein, producing the protein MLIKQFIYEKGSKKEKSKFTAEIEKLRIKLINYLSIRLFLVLLIITGLLTVLFGFEISVIFIVLVSITIFFIIYWPKIANSKKYDDLNQELPYALRHMGTELKSGKGLHDTLITISRSNYGSLSDEFNRVLEEIKYGKSTEESLYLLSDRVKSDGLSRAVHQIVGTLRVGGNLANSLNVIAEDITFDMQIKLKEYSQKLNSFILIYTFIAILAPVILLIMLMAGSTVMGDIVSGDILLILYIFFFPLIVVFLAIFIKKLEPKI; encoded by the coding sequence ATGTTAATTAAACAATTTATCTATGAAAAAGGATCTAAAAAAGAAAAAAGTAAATTTACAGCAGAAATAGAAAAATTAAGAATAAAATTAATTAATTATCTCTCTATCAGATTATTTTTAGTCCTATTAATAATAACTGGTTTATTAACTGTACTCTTTGGATTTGAGATTAGTGTAATTTTTATAGTTTTAGTCTCCATTACTATTTTTTTCATAATTTATTGGCCAAAAATAGCTAACAGTAAAAAATATGATGATTTAAATCAAGAGCTGCCCTATGCTCTTAGACATATGGGAACTGAACTTAAATCAGGAAAAGGTCTTCATGATACATTAATAACAATCTCAAGAAGCAATTACGGATCATTATCTGATGAATTTAACCGTGTTTTAGAAGAAATAAAATATGGAAAGAGTACTGAAGAATCATTGTATTTATTATCTGACAGAGTGAAATCTGATGGATTATCCCGTGCAGTTCATCAGATAGTTGGAACTTTAAGAGTTGGTGGAAATTTGGCCAATAGTTTAAATGTAATAGCTGAAGATATTACCTTTGATATGCAGATTAAGTTAAAAGAATATTCACAGAAGTTAAATAGCTTTATATTAATCTACACATTCATAGCTATTTTAGCACCAGTAATTTTATTAATAATGTTAATGGCAGGTTCTACTGTAATGGGAGACATAGTTTCGGGAGATATCTTATTAATCCTTTATATATTCTTTTTTCCATTAATTGTAGTTTTTTTAGCCATTTTCATAAAAAAATTAGAGCCTAAGATTTAA